In Agromyces sp. G08B096, a genomic segment contains:
- a CDS encoding DUF3027 domain-containing protein produces the protein MPEIEPHTVQTSGGEPTQPVADEVLLGSVALAQRALLENTPPETVGSVIGHIAEDEHVLTLLFAADLPGYRGWHWSVTIARVEGAEPTVLETELMPGEQALLAPEWVPWSERLAEYRAAQEQAAAEASERGDEDEGDVDDLDDDALGDADGYEGDLDDPEGDDEFDGDDHGDDEFDGIDIDALADPIESGGADGFDGADEDDAGQAARD, from the coding sequence ATGCCTGAGATCGAGCCCCACACGGTGCAGACGTCCGGCGGCGAGCCGACACAGCCCGTCGCCGACGAGGTCCTGCTCGGGTCAGTCGCCCTCGCGCAGCGGGCACTGCTCGAGAACACGCCGCCCGAGACCGTCGGGTCGGTGATCGGCCACATCGCCGAGGACGAGCACGTGCTCACCCTCCTCTTCGCCGCCGACCTCCCCGGCTACCGCGGCTGGCATTGGAGCGTCACGATCGCGCGGGTCGAGGGCGCGGAGCCGACCGTGCTCGAGACCGAGCTGATGCCGGGCGAGCAGGCGCTGCTCGCGCCCGAGTGGGTGCCGTGGTCGGAGCGGCTCGCCGAGTACCGCGCCGCCCAGGAGCAGGCCGCGGCCGAGGCGAGCGAGCGCGGCGACGAAGATGAGGGTGACGTCGACGACCTCGACGACGATGCGCTCGGCGACGCCGACGGCTACGAGGGCGACCTCGACGACCCGGAGGGCGACGACGAGTTCGACGGCGACGACCACGGCGACGACGAGTTCGACGGCATCGACATCGACGCGCTGGCCGACCCGATCGAGAGCGGCGGAGCCGACGGATTCGACGGAGCCGACGAGGACGACGCCGGTCAGGCCGCCCGGGACTGA
- a CDS encoding helicase-associated domain-containing protein, translating to MLELAARLRAMSREELAGALATREFDPSGIRDPFDLAEALLAPDSVDEAISRLDRPHLAVLAAAATVAGADGAFDDADLTAELDRLEASAWILERLAALEGDLAERLLIVAGDGRQHVPTALSARLLPRLGADLPTAAELAAPAPAVLAPVDGVDRTLLARRGAEAAYSTVIATSELVSALGAQPARELAKGGLSLPDSKRLAEATGVELDQIPRLFHRAVEAGLVARDGAYWLESDLGGTWVMQPAAERWRRLAECWRDRIPPALRELVARRSETLSATAFRDDVRWLYPAGGAWLDAGLERLADEAEALGLAVSGEPVAAARLVVAGRLDLAAAELAATFPPPVDRVYLQHDLSIVAPGPLEPAIDARLRGFADLEARDLASTYRVSAASVNRGLAAGESAESIRSFLEQISLTGLPQPLDYVVHEAARRFGSVRVAAAPESDAPARASIRSDDAQLIGTLEVDQSLSPLALRRVGEHRLLSRFAPDVVFWALSDARYPVAAEDADGRIVRLKRHRLAASPPAPPKSDPLVELLDRLEGGADGPATEQAWLARQLEAAARAKETLTVTVRMPGGQTSDYLLAPASVANGRLRARDKKADIERTLPLSAIAAVSPAPAE from the coding sequence ATGCTCGAGCTCGCCGCGAGGCTCCGCGCGATGTCGCGCGAGGAGCTCGCGGGTGCGCTCGCGACGCGTGAGTTCGACCCGAGCGGCATCCGCGACCCGTTCGACCTCGCGGAGGCACTGCTCGCCCCCGACTCGGTCGACGAGGCCATCAGCCGGCTCGACCGGCCGCACCTCGCCGTCCTCGCGGCTGCGGCGACGGTGGCCGGCGCCGACGGTGCGTTCGACGACGCCGACCTGACCGCGGAGCTCGATCGGCTCGAGGCATCCGCCTGGATCCTCGAGCGCCTCGCCGCGCTCGAAGGCGATCTCGCCGAGCGCCTGCTGATCGTCGCCGGCGACGGGCGTCAGCACGTGCCCACCGCCCTGTCCGCACGACTGCTGCCACGGCTGGGCGCCGATCTGCCGACCGCCGCCGAGCTCGCAGCGCCCGCACCCGCGGTGCTCGCCCCGGTCGACGGAGTGGATCGCACCCTCCTCGCCCGCCGAGGCGCCGAGGCCGCCTACTCGACGGTGATCGCCACCTCCGAGCTCGTCTCCGCCCTCGGCGCGCAGCCCGCGCGCGAGCTCGCGAAAGGCGGGCTCTCGCTTCCCGACTCCAAACGCCTCGCGGAGGCGACGGGCGTCGAGCTCGACCAGATCCCCCGGCTCTTCCATCGCGCCGTCGAAGCCGGTCTGGTCGCCCGCGACGGGGCCTACTGGCTCGAGTCCGATCTCGGCGGCACGTGGGTCATGCAGCCCGCGGCCGAGCGCTGGCGCCGGCTCGCCGAGTGCTGGCGCGATCGGATCCCGCCGGCGCTGCGCGAGCTCGTCGCCCGCCGGAGCGAGACGCTGTCGGCGACGGCGTTCCGCGACGACGTGCGCTGGCTCTACCCGGCGGGGGGCGCGTGGCTCGACGCCGGACTCGAGCGGCTCGCCGACGAAGCCGAGGCGCTCGGCCTCGCCGTCTCCGGGGAACCGGTCGCCGCGGCCCGCCTCGTCGTCGCCGGCCGCCTCGACCTCGCCGCGGCGGAACTGGCCGCGACCTTCCCGCCGCCGGTCGACCGGGTCTACCTCCAGCACGATCTGTCGATCGTCGCCCCGGGGCCGCTCGAACCCGCGATCGACGCGCGCCTGCGCGGCTTCGCCGACCTCGAGGCCCGTGACCTCGCCTCGACCTATCGCGTCAGCGCGGCATCCGTCAATCGCGGGCTCGCAGCCGGCGAGTCGGCCGAGTCGATCCGGTCCTTCCTCGAGCAGATCTCGCTGACCGGGCTGCCGCAGCCGCTCGACTACGTCGTGCACGAGGCCGCGCGCCGGTTCGGCAGCGTCCGGGTCGCGGCCGCCCCCGAGTCGGATGCGCCGGCCCGCGCGTCGATCCGGAGCGACGACGCACAGCTCATCGGAACCCTCGAAGTCGACCAGTCCCTTTCGCCGCTCGCGCTCCGCCGCGTCGGCGAGCACCGCCTGCTCTCGCGGTTCGCTCCCGACGTGGTGTTCTGGGCACTCTCCGACGCCCGCTACCCGGTGGCGGCCGAAGACGCCGACGGACGCATCGTGCGGTTGAAGCGCCACCGGCTCGCGGCGTCGCCGCCGGCCCCGCCCAAGTCCGATCCGTTGGTCGAGCTGCTCGACCGGCTCGAGGGAGGCGCCGACGGGCCCGCCACCGAGCAGGCCTGGCTCGCGCGGCAGCTCGAGGCGGCCGCACGGGCGAAGGAGACGCTCACCGTCACCGTCCGGATGCCGGGCGGTCAGACCTCCGACTACCTGCTCGCGCCCGCGAGCGTCGCGAACGGCCGGCTCCGCGCCCGCGACAAGAAGGCCGACATCGAGCGGACGCTGCCGCTGTCGGCGATCGCCGCGGTGAGCCCCGCGCCCGCCGAGTAG
- a CDS encoding cold shock domain-containing protein, with product MPTGKVKFYDEDKGFGFIAADDGQEVFLHASALPAGATVRSGTRLEFGIADGKRGAQALSVRVLDAPPSLVKLHRKPADDMAVIVEDLVKVLDGVGGDLRRGRYPDKAKARTVAAVLRRVADDLDA from the coding sequence ATGCCCACCGGCAAGGTCAAGTTCTACGACGAGGACAAGGGATTCGGCTTCATCGCCGCCGACGACGGCCAGGAGGTCTTCCTCCACGCGTCGGCCCTGCCCGCCGGCGCGACCGTGCGTTCGGGCACCCGCCTCGAGTTCGGCATCGCCGACGGCAAGCGGGGCGCCCAGGCGCTCTCGGTGCGCGTGCTCGACGCGCCGCCGAGCCTCGTGAAGCTGCACCGGAAGCCGGCCGACGACATGGCGGTCATCGTCGAAGACCTCGTCAAGGTGCTCGACGGCGTGGGCGGCGACCTGCGCCGCGGTCGGTACCCCGACAAGGCGAAGGCGCGCACGGTCGCCGCCGTGCTGCGACGCGTCGCGGACGACCTGGATGCCTGA